TCGCTGGTATAAATGATATGGTGCTTCCCATGGACGATACCTCTGGAACCCAGGCGCAGGACCTCGCTATCGCCAATACGGACATGGCCATCAAAGGAACACCAACGCTCGGGGTGAACGGTGTGCAGGGCAAGGCAATAAACTTCGATAATACCGACGATTATCTGTGTTCTGATAATGATCAGAACAATACCTGCGATGTCGATACCGCTTTTAATATGTCGACGGTCGGTTGGACGCTCAGTCTGTGGTTTCGGCATTCGACCACAGCACCGGCCTCGGGTGTCGATATGCTTTTTGAAAAATGCGTGACGGCGACACCGGGCCAGGCGATAGGCTGCGTAGCCGCCTACATGACTACTACCGGTGTAGTAGTAGTTGCCAATGATGATGATGCGACTTGGACCCAAGGGTCGTCGTATGATATTACCGCTACCTCGACCTATGCTTACAATGACAACCAGTGGCACAACCTGATTATCACAAGAACCAACGCCAACGACGTGGATTCCTGGATCGATGGGCAGGGCATGAACCTTTCCACGGCTACCGGTCTGACAGCTACGTTTGACGGTTCGCAGATCGTCAGTATTGGTGCTTCCTGTGTGACGACAGTGACCGCCAACTGTGGTGCAGCCACAAATTTCTGGGATGGCCAAATTGACGATGTGCAATACATTGTCGGGACAACGACACAAGCGACCATGACTCAGCTCTATGTTCGCCGGTATTTCAATGTGGAACGACCCCGGGCGAGCAAGAAAACGGTATCTGTGACCAACGCTACCTCAGCTTCCTCGACTTCTTTGACCGATACGGGGGAGGCTTGGTATGTAAACGAATTTGCCGGACAGATTGTCGAGATTACGGGGAGTGACGATGCGGATTGTATCGGCATCACACGACGTATCTCCTCCAACACGGCCACAGCACTCACTTTTACCCCGGCCGTACCGGGAGCGTGTACCATGGATACTTCGGCTGACTTTCGGATTGATCCAGAGAAGCTCTATGGTGCATCGAGTAGTATTGCCGGCATCGGCATTACGGCAGAAACGCCGCTTGGTGAAGCCCGTCAACTGTGTGTGGGAACCAATAGTGGCACCGATACGGGTGGTGTGACTTGTTATAACCATCAAGACGGCCCGAGTATCGTGGCTGACGTCTATCATAGCCAAGCGAGCAAAACAGATGATAGCGGCACGGACTGGACAGGAACGGATTATGACGACATACGGGCAGTCGATCTTTCTTCTCGAACGCTCATCATAGCTTCCGAAGGACACTTTACCAGCAGAACGGAAGACGTGCGTCTGGGGCAAGGTCTGGAATATATCAGTAACCAACTCTATGCCATTCGTCAGGAAATCGTTCTCGACGGTATCACAGCGGTCGGGAGTACGGGTTCAGAAATCGGTTTCACTGGTGGGGCGGACTTGGCGGAGCGGTACTATTCGAATGAGGCGCTCGTAGCGGGCGAGGTGGTCGCGATTGATTCGTCTCTGGAGGCGGGCGTGAAGAAAACTGTCGGGGCGTATCAGCGTGATGTGCTCGGTATAGTGGCGACGACTCCTGGCATCGTCCTCGGCGCCGAGGCGGAAAACGGGTATCCGATCGCGCTCGTCGGCCGTGTCCCGGTGAAGGTGACGAATGAAAATGGCCAGATCTATGCGGGTGACCGGGTGACCGCCGCGAGCCGGCCGGGTCATGCCATGCTCGCGACTCAGGCCGGCCGCGTCATCGGCCAGGCGCTGGGCGATGCGGTCGACTGGACGGTCTGTGAAGGGGAGGACCCGTTGAATCACGATGCCGTACTCTGCACGACGGTCATGGTCTTCGTCAATCTGTCGGACTACTACGGCCAGCCAGTCGAGCTCGCCATGGCGGCCCGTGATGCGGCGGATGCAGCTCTGGCTCCGGAGGTCGGGGACGAGGAGCTGGGACTGTCCGGTGCGGGTACTACGGTCCGGCTCGTGACGGCCGCTCCGACACGGGAGGAGAAAATCATGGCGTTTCTGAAGGAAATCCGTGACGAGCGGGCGCAGTCAAACGCTGCTCCGTCCGAAGTCTTCACCGATCGGGTGGCTGCCAGTACCGAGATCATCACACCGAAATTGATCGTCGATGAGATATTTGCGAAGTCGATCAAGGCGGACAGTATCGAAGGGCTGTCTATCTGGACGGATCAGATTGCATCACTCCAGGAAAAGTATGCTGGGCTCGAGGCGGCTCCTCTGACGGATACGACTGGTACCTCGGCTGTGCCTCCATCCCTCGCGGTCGCGATGAAACAGCTCGCCACGGATTCGATCACGGTGCAGCTCGATGGTTCTATCCTCGGCAAACTCTCGGTCGAGGGGGCACTCCGGATTGGCGGGGATGCACAGTTCGATGGCAACACGGTCTTTGCCAGGCTCGCCTCCTTCCTCGGCGATACGTTGTTCCAGGGCAAGGTGTTCTTTGAGCAAGCACCGACCTTTGGTTCAAATACGGCGGGCTTCGCCCTCATCGAACAGGGAGCGAAACACGTGCGGGTGAGTTTCGATGAGTCGTATGAGGAGCAACCGATCGTGACCATCACCCTCGCCCGCGACACCTCACTCCTCCTCGATGAAGCAGCCAGTGCTGAGCTGAAGGCCGATGTTGCCGCAGTGGACCAGGACTTCGCCGAGACGGTCTTCGAGAGTGATGTCCGGTATATCATCACTGAGAAAGACCAGACGGGCTTCACCATCCTGCTCTCGGAGGCGGCGCCGGTCGATCTCCAGTTCAGCTGGGTCGCGCTCGCCGTGAAAGGCGCGAAGCCTTTTGTCTCGGACAAGCGTGAAACGTCAAACCAGGGAGAGAGTGAGACAGTAATACCGGTACCGGAACCCGCGACCCCTCCATCTCAAGTAGGGGTGGAACCAGAACCGGCACCGACGCCACTCCCCGAGACCCTGCCCGCGGATACCTCATCTGACGAAGCGTCTCCTCCAGACACGGATCCACCGGTGGCCTCCTCGGACATCCCGCCCTCGGGCACCATCTAAACCCTCCCGCCATCTGGTCCTGTCATCGACTCCGAGGTCGCTCAGACTCGAAGAGAGCCAGTCGAAGGGGAGGGTTTTTGTTTTGTTTCCACTTTCCATTCGTACACTCAATAATCCTTTAATCCTTCCATTTTCTTTTGACAGCGGGTTTTATGTCTCTTTCTTTTCATACGCAAGTCCTTCCCACTTTCTTTGTGCAGACAAAGAAAGTTCCAAAGAAAACTGCCGCCCGGTTTTCAGCTCGGAGAGTTTCTCGATTGACTCCGACCATTTCCTCTCGAGGGACTGAGGAAATGGCTACTCTCCGCCAATCGGAAACCCTCGCCTCGCTTGTCACCAAGGGCGTATAGGGAAATCGAATGCATTCGCATAGAGAGCGGTCTTTTTGGATTCGAATTTCTGAAATCACCCATTGTGGAAGGTGAAACGATTGCTCTATGGCCAGAAGATCAGGGCTTCATCAGTCCCTCGCGATGAAGCCCCTGAAGGCCATAGCCAGCAATCGCATGAACCGAGAACACGGGTGCGCTTTTCTTTGGTTCGTTTCTTTGTGCGGATAAAGAAATGAACGAAGACCCTTTTCTGTTAAAAGAAAGTGGAACATATCTCTGGCTCCCGCTCCCGGTAGCATGTCATTGAAGCGAGGTGATCGGGAATTTCGTTAACGGGGCTTGATAGAAGGAAAATATGCTAGAATTATTCTTATGAATGCGAAGATTTTTACTGCGCTTGCGGCGCTTTTTGGTGTCGGTCTCATCGGTGGCTATGTCCTGCGCGATGTATGGGACGCTCGCCAGACGACTGCGACTGCGGAAATGGACAGCACCTCGAGACAGGTCCGCCAAATGGGGCAGTATACCTATACCAATCCGCTCCTGGAGTGCGAGGTGGCTGAAGGGACGCTCGATGCTCGGAAGGAAAACTTCCATGATGCCCTAGAAAAGTATGTGCGTCAGCTGAAAATCGAGAGAAAACTGTCGGATGTCGCCGTCTATTTCCGTGATCTGAATAATGGTCCGACCTTTGGCATCGGGGAACGAGGCGAGTTTTTCCCGGCGTCGCTCCTGAAAGTGCCGATCATGATGGCGTACTACCACCTCGCTGAGCAGAATCCATCCATCCTCGGCGTGGAGATCCGTTTCGAGAAACCGGTTGACTTTGACATCACGCCGACTATTTTACCCCGTGAATCGCTCGTCGTGGGTGAATCATATACGGTCGATGACCTCGTCCGGCGGATGATCGTCTACTCGGACAATCAGGCACTGTCTCTCCTCTCGGCCCGCCTCCCGCTAGCCGTCCTCCAAGACCTCTTCGCGATGCTCGACGTCGGTGGGGACGTGCTGGCCGATTCCGAGGCGAAGCTGACCGTGAAAGAGTATGCTGGATTCTTCCGTATCCTCTTCAATAGTTCGTATCTCTCGCGCAATTTTTCCGAAAAGGCGCTCGCGCTGCTCGCCAAGACGGATTACGCTGACGCGCTCCCAGCTGGTGTACCGTCCGACATGATGATTGCGCACAAATTCGGCGAAGCGGGGACGGAGGATGCCGAACGGCAACTCCATGACTGCGGTATCGTCTACTTCCCCGACCATCCGTATCTCGCCTGCATCATGACGCGGGGCAGCAAGGCGGAGGATCTGAAGGACACCATCGTCGACGTCTCGAAATTTATCTATGAGAAAATCGATGAACAGTACTAACCACTGGGCCAAAGAGTTTGGTGTGATGGTATACTAGAAGAGCTATGGAAAGAAACCTGAAACCACGCATGGACCCGCTCTCGGGACAGGAATCTCGCTCGCGGCGTTCATCGAGCCGATTTTCCCCGGCTGTTCTCATCCTGACCGCGGCGCTGCTCGCGGCGCTCGGTGTGGCCGGCTACTTCTACTATCAGTATCGCCAGTCACCCAAAGTCCAAAGTGTCGGAGAGGTGAAGGACCTGAAAGAGGAGATCGGTGCCGTGTTCGAGCTCCCTACAGATGAGGAACCGACGCTCGCCACCGTGACCGACCGCGACAAGCTCGCTGAGCAGCCCTTCTTTCAAAAGGCTGAAAATGGCGACAAAGTGCTCATCTATTCGGCTTCCGGCCGAGCGATCCTGTATCGTCCGAGTACGAAGAAAATTGTCGATGTGACTTCGGTGAACGTCAATCAGCCGGCTGTTCCGGCACCCGCGGCTCCGGTGGCTGAGGCAGTGCCCGTGATCGTCCGCGTCGCCATCCTGAACGGTTCGACGGTGGCTGGAGCGACCGCTGCCGCTGAGGCGAAGCTGAAGGCGGCCCTTTCCAATGTCGCGGTCACGACCAAAGCGAATGCTGCGAAGCGTACCTATACCGAGACGATAATCGTCGACGTAGCCGGCCAGCATGCCACGGCTGCCGCCGACATCGCGGCCGCCCTCGGCGGATCAGTCGCCGGGTTGCCAGCGGGGGAGACAGCTCCCTCAGACGCCGATGTTCTCGTCATCGTGACGAGTGGAGAGTAGCTGCTAGATACTGTGCTTGGGCTGCCTGGGATATGCATCAGGGCAGCTTTTTGTTTTAGACCCCTCCCCCCGTATAATAGAGGGAGTCATTGCTCGCCGGTGGCTTTCAGAGTAGGATATCCAGACTATATATATGAGTACTACGACCGAAGACATCAAATCCCGCCTGAACATCGTCGACGTGGTCGGCCAGTACGTGAAGCTGCAGAAGGCTGGGTCACACTGGAAGGCGAATTGCCCGTTCCACCAGGAGAAGACGCCCTCTTTCTCCGTGAACGAGGAGCGCAATATGTGGCACTGTTTCGGCTGTGGCAAGGGCGGGGATGTGTTCGCGTTTGTCATGGAGATCGAGGGGCTCGAATTTCGGGAGGCACTGAAGCTCCTCGCGGAGAGAGCCGGAGTCGAGCTCCCAGAGTATCATGGCAGCGGCCGGCCGGCCGGCGAGACCAAGGATCGCGGACTGGAAATATTGGAGCTTGCGACGAAATTCTATGAGAAACAGCTCTGGGAGAGCGAGCGTGGCAAGGCGATACTCGCCTATCTCCATAAACGCGGACTGACCGACGAATCCATCCGCACCTATCGGCTGGGCTATGCGCCGGATGGCTGGCGTTTCATTTTTGAATTTCTCCTGAAACGAGGGTATAGCGCAGACGAAATAGAACGTACTGGCCTGGTCATTCGTAAAACCAACAACCAACA
This is a stretch of genomic DNA from Candidatus Moraniibacteriota bacterium. It encodes these proteins:
- a CDS encoding serine hydrolase translates to MNAKIFTALAALFGVGLIGGYVLRDVWDARQTTATAEMDSTSRQVRQMGQYTYTNPLLECEVAEGTLDARKENFHDALEKYVRQLKIERKLSDVAVYFRDLNNGPTFGIGERGEFFPASLLKVPIMMAYYHLAEQNPSILGVEIRFEKPVDFDITPTILPRESLVVGESYTVDDLVRRMIVYSDNQALSLLSARLPLAVLQDLFAMLDVGGDVLADSEAKLTVKEYAGFFRILFNSSYLSRNFSEKALALLAKTDYADALPAGVPSDMMIAHKFGEAGTEDAERQLHDCGIVYFPDHPYLACIMTRGSKAEDLKDTIVDVSKFIYEKIDEQY
- a CDS encoding LytR C-terminal domain-containing protein — protein: MERNLKPRMDPLSGQESRSRRSSSRFSPAVLILTAALLAALGVAGYFYYQYRQSPKVQSVGEVKDLKEEIGAVFELPTDEEPTLATVTDRDKLAEQPFFQKAENGDKVLIYSASGRAILYRPSTKKIVDVTSVNVNQPAVPAPAAPVAEAVPVIVRVAILNGSTVAGATAAAEAKLKAALSNVAVTTKANAAKRTYTETIIVDVAGQHATAAADIAAALGGSVAGLPAGETAPSDADVLVIVTSGE